From Melospiza melodia melodia isolate bMelMel2 chromosome 19, bMelMel2.pri, whole genome shotgun sequence, one genomic window encodes:
- the LOC134426756 gene encoding E3 ubiquitin-protein ligase RNF182-like — protein sequence MAQPESKLVSPPAAPSSPELECHICYSRFDARARRPKLLRCGHRLCARCLRRIVPPGDASTPQLRCPFCRQHSPVPGGDVQQLQDDGEALALLTGRERAKKRGPPLSPEVLLCPSVLEPTSSPDCLVVTILEVPEDVTPPESLGRLEVVRLYRPTSLGALPCHGPGQKWRSWGWQAVPRFILGVLCLLYFSSLPFGIYLLLIEHHSLGIILVSLVPSTLLLCIVYSLCQCLCLEVFGFPHS from the coding sequence TGTCCCCGCCGGCGGCACCCTCGTCCCCCGAGCTGGAGTGCCACATCTGCTACAGCCGCTTCGACGCCCGAGCCCGCAGGCCCAAGCTGCTCCGCTGTGGCCATCGCCTCTGTGCCCGCTGCCTGCGCAGGATTGTTCCCCCGGGGGACGCTTCGACCCCCCAGCTCCGCTGCCCCTTCTGCCGCCAGCACAGCCCGGTGCCGGGCGGGGacgtgcagcagctgcaggatgatGGAGAGGCACTGGCACTGCTGACAGGCCGTGAACGGGCCAAGAAACGGGGGCCACCCCTATCTCCTGAGGTACTCCTTTGCCCCAGCGTGCTGGAGCCCACATCCAGCCCCGACTGCCTGGTTGTCACCATCCTGGAGGTGCCGGAGGACGTAACCCCACCAGAGAGCCTGGGCAGGCTGGAGGTGGTGCGGCTGTACCGCCCCACGAGCCtgggtgccctgccctgccacggCCCTGGGCAGAAGTGGCGCTCCTGGGGATGGCAAGCCGTGCCCCGCTTCATCCTGGGCGTCCTCTGCCTCCTCTACTTCAGCTCCCTGCCCTTCGGCATCTACCTCCTGCTCATCGAGCACCACAGCCTGGGCATCATCCTGGTCAGTCTTGTGCCCTCCACCCTCCTTCTCTGCATTGTCTACAGCCTCTGCCAGTGCCTGTGCCTGGAGGTCTTTGGGTTCCCCCACTCCTGA